One Armatimonadota bacterium genomic window carries:
- a CDS encoding DNA-binding protein, translated as MQYAEGRVGRVFALRLEHGERMPEALEAFLADHGITRGIAVMVGGADDSSRFVVGPRDGEKLPPEPMVALLRGVHEAAAVGTIFPNESGEPKLHMHAAFGRGEETRSGCIRAGIVAWHILEIVVLEITGMSGVRVMDPTTGFGLLQFPQTEQ; from the coding sequence ATGCAGTACGCGGAAGGACGCGTCGGCCGTGTGTTTGCATTGAGGCTGGAACACGGCGAGAGGATGCCGGAGGCTTTGGAAGCATTTCTTGCAGACCATGGGATCACACGGGGAATTGCGGTGATGGTAGGCGGCGCGGACGATTCCAGCCGGTTCGTCGTGGGACCGCGAGACGGCGAGAAGCTGCCCCCGGAGCCAATGGTAGCGCTCCTGCGTGGCGTGCACGAAGCGGCGGCAGTGGGGACCATCTTCCCCAATGAGAGCGGAGAGCCGAAGCTCCACATGCACGCGGCTTTCGGCAGGGGTGAGGAGACCCGCTCGGGCTGCATACGCGCCGGGATCGTTGCCTGGCACATACTTGAGATTGTTGTGCTCGAGATCACGGGCATGAGCGGTGTCCGGGTGATGGATCCCACCACCGGCTTCGGGCTCCTGCAGTTTCCGCAAACAGAGCAGTAG
- a CDS encoding DUF1559 domain-containing protein has protein sequence MSAGRRGFTLIELLVVIAIIAILAAILFPVFARAREKARQSSCLSNTKQLGLGLVMYAQDYDEKFPTYYWSEGNAGQPNSCTWWGGIYPYVKNTQLYVCPSSQNAWHNTHQSWIDFDPNFSNNTFIDYGYSELIGNVGGGCKIGRLSYPAETVVLADCTSTWIGGYWSLSFPARAKLLRVAWANGGFPCGCPPANPDAVGKARHNDGANIAFADGHSKWFAQNNCKTISGGGPLRYYDTEW, from the coding sequence TGAGCGCCGGCCGCAGAGGATTTACCCTTATCGAGTTGCTGGTCGTCATCGCGATCATCGCCATTCTGGCGGCGATCCTGTTTCCCGTATTCGCCCGTGCACGCGAGAAGGCGCGGCAGTCTAGTTGTTTGTCGAATACCAAGCAGCTCGGGCTTGGGCTCGTGATGTACGCCCAGGATTACGACGAGAAGTTCCCGACCTACTACTGGAGCGAGGGCAATGCCGGCCAGCCCAACTCCTGCACCTGGTGGGGCGGCATCTACCCCTACGTCAAGAACACCCAGCTCTATGTGTGCCCTTCCAGCCAAAACGCTTGGCACAACACCCACCAGTCCTGGATCGACTTCGACCCGAACTTCAGCAACAACACCTTCATCGACTACGGCTACAGCGAACTCATCGGCAACGTTGGCGGCGGCTGCAAGATCGGGCGGTTGAGCTACCCGGCGGAGACCGTCGTCCTCGCTGACTGCACCAGTACCTGGATTGGCGGTTACTGGTCGCTGAGCTTCCCGGCCAGGGCCAAGCTCCTGCGCGTTGCATGGGCCAATGGCGGCTTCCCCTGTGGTTGCCCGCCTGCCAATCCTGATGCGGTGGGCAAAGCACGGCACAATGATGGTGCAAACATTGCCTTTGCCGACGGTCACTCCAAGTGGTTCGCGCAGAACAACTGCAAGACCATAAGCGGCGGCGGGCCACTGCGCTACTACGATACCGAGTGGTAG